A stretch of Fusarium poae strain DAOMC 252244 chromosome 2, whole genome shotgun sequence DNA encodes these proteins:
- a CDS encoding hypothetical protein (TransMembrane:8 (o20-43i55-75o95-118i266-285o291-314i326-346o358-380i400-419o)), with amino-acid sequence MESARPQCGSDGPGEEYPLATHIGGLFAVLAVSCLGAGFPVAAKRIKWLKMPPKVFFACKHFGTGVLVATAFVHLLPTAFGSLTNPCLPELFTDIYPAMPGVIMMTSMFLLFMVELYLNAKTGGHSHGGPTGAAVTVHPPPRPQRPQRPFPNDENTGHARNDSFNSDYSDDEVSYEKAMAREMYEKEQRPHAYSHDDSNSTMPAWFVVFYEQYVRQRSEMIEMIKESQHSQAAIDSKSHVEVSESYFDEENNSIDQETFKRMSMNITLLEGGILFHSVFVGMTIAMTTDGLLVFLIAIMFHQMFEGLGLGSRIAAVPYPRGSLRPWLLVFAFGCTAPIGQAIGIASRNSYDPESEMGLIMVGVFNSISSGLLIYAALINLLAEDFLSEEAQHLMKKKDQIAALCWIFLGAFGMSVVGAFA; translated from the exons ATGGAGTCTGCCAGACCTCAATGTGGATCGGATGGCCCTGGGGAGGAGTACCCCCTGGCCACGCATATCGGTGGTCTTT TTGCTGTTTTGGCTGTTTCTTGCTTGGGCGCGGGTTTCCCTGTTGCCGCCAAGAGAATCAAGTGGCTCAAGATGCCCCCCAAGGTGTTTTTCGCTTGCAAGCATTTCGGTACTGGTGTTTTGGTTGCTACTGCATTCGTTCAT TTGCTCCCCACAGCCTTCGGATCGCTCACTAATCCCTGTCTCCCCGAACTCTTTACCGATATCTATCCCGCTATGCCTGGTGTTATCATGATGACTTCTATGTTCCTGCTTTTCATGGTCGAACTCTACCTCAACGCCAAGACTGGTGGACACTCTCACGGTGGCCCCACGGGTGCAGCAGTCACCGTCCACCCTCCTCCTCGACCTCAGCGCCCTCAGCGTCCCTTCCCCAATGACGAGAACACGGGTCACGCCCGCAACGACTCATTCAACAGCGACTACTCCGACGATGAGGTCTCCTACGAAAAGGCCATGGCTCGTGAGATGTACGAGAAGGAACAGCGACCCCACGCCTACTCGCACGACGACAGCAACTCTACAATGCCCGCCTGGTTCGTCGTCTTTTACGAGCAGTACGTCCGGCAACGTTCCGAGATGATTGAGATGATCAAGGAGTCTCAACACTCGCAAGCTGCTATCGATTCCAAGTCTCACGTCGAAGTCAGCGAGTCTTACTTTGATGAGGAGAACAACTCGATCGACCAAGAGACTTTCAAGCGCATGTCGATGAACATCACCCTTCTCGAAGGTGGTATCCTGTTTCACTCCGTTTTTGTCGGAATGACCATTGCCATGACCACCGACGGTCTCCTCGTTTTCCTTATTGCCATCATGTTCCATCAAATGTTTGAGGGTCTAGGTCTCGGATCCCGTATCGCTGCTGTTCCTTACCCCAGGGGTAGTCTCCGACCTTGGTTGCTCGTTTTTGCTTTTGGTTGCACAGCGCCAATTGGTCAAGCTATTGGAATTGCCAGCCGAAACTCTTATGATCCTGAGAGTGAAATGGGTTTGATTATGGTTGGAGTCTTCAACTCTAT CTCTTCTGGTCTTCTCATATACGCTGCCCTCATCAACCTCTTGGCTGAAGATTTCCTTTCCGAGGAGGCTCAACATCtcatgaagaagaaggaccaGATCGCCGCTCTATGTTGGATCTTCCTTGGCG CTTTTGGCATGTCAGTCGTTGGTGCTTTCGCTTAA
- a CDS encoding hypothetical protein (MEROPS:MER0034961~CAZy:CE10), translating to MCDFSNYGGSCEEWIALQQTLPTITELEMPTVDMVRLANEEREAVVRQSMIKLASQVGIKNYSIVSRDGSIISVRRYRPISVAKEELLPLYIHLQGGGFMYGTLDAEDAICARISIGSKVTVLNVDYRHTPNYTYPTQWNDAEDAFEWAHDNMNNLKCDPRKVIVGGVSAGAWLAASLTLQRHLNRASDPLPPIAGQVLMIPCLAHVDCYEPQLNKMKDPSISSYKQNELAPMFSLAEFRWYTSLLKIENPRVDDLKINPGNATPEQVQGMPPTVIGIVGLDPLRDEGLLVPTDVNLFIGLPHGFRSYEERLSASERWDKVVEDGISWALSGPSPSDEFCIKT from the exons ATGTGCGATTTCTCGAATTATGGAGGCAGTTGTGAAGAATGGATTGCCTTACAGCAGACCCTTCCAACGATAACCGAGCTTGAAATGCCTACAGTGGACATGGTAAGGTTAGCCAACGAAGAACGAGAAGCCGTTGTGAGACAGTCCATGATAAAGCTAGCATCTCAAGTTGGGATAAAGAACTATTCAATTGTTTCTAGAGATGGTAGCATTATAAGTGTACGCAGATATAGACCGATCAGTGTCGCCAAAGAAGAACTACTCCCGTTATACATCCATCTACAAGGCGGCGGCTTCATGTATGGTACACTCGACGCGGAGGATGCGATATGTGCTCGAATATCCATCGGTTCTAAAGTCACAGTCCTCAACGTCGACTACAGGCATACCCCGAATTATACATATCCCACGCAATGGAACGATGCCGAGGATGCTTTCGAGTGGGCGCACGATAATATGAATAACCTCAAGTGCGATCCTCGAAAAGTCATTGTTGGTGGAGTGTCGGCAGGTGCATGGCTTGCTGCGTCTCTCACTCTCCAAAGGCATCTCAACAGGGCATCAGACCCTCTACCACCTATTGCTGGCCAAGTTCTCATGATACCATGTTTGGCACACGTCGACTGCTACGAACCACAGCTGAACAAGATGAAAGATCCATCGATATCGTCCTACAAGCAGAATGAGTTGGCACCAATGTTTTCACTTGCAGAATTCCGCTGGTACACCAGTCTGCTCAAGATAGAGAATCCGCGTGTTGATGATCTCAAGATCAATCCCGGCAATGCTACACCTGAACAGGTCCAAGGCATGCCACCTACTGTAATCGGGATAGTTGGGTTGGACCCTCTGAGGGATGAGGGGTTGTT GGTCCCGACTGATGTGAATCTGTTTATTGGACTGCCGCATGGATTCCGATCTTATGAAGAAAGACTTTCTGCTTCGGAACGGTGGGATAaggttgttgaagatggtatAAGCTGGGCTCTGTCTGGGCCATCGCCGAGTGATGAGTTTTGTATCAAGACATGA
- the LYS1_1 gene encoding Saccharopine dehydrogenase encodes MSNVEVTENGTAPTIHKPHHNAALPYQSVGDFLSNTNNFKIIESTLREGEQFANAYFDTETKIKIAKALSDFGVEYIELTSPMASPQSRKDCEEICKLGLKAKILTHVRCTMEDAKVAVETGVDGVDVVIGTSQYLREHSHGKDMAYIKESAIEVIRYIKSQGKEVRFSSEDSFRSDLVDLLSLYQAVDKEGVHRVGVADTVGCASPRQVYDLVRTLRGVVGCDIECHFHNDTGCAIANAHAALEAGATHIDTSVLGIGERNGITPLGGLLARMIVNSHDYVTSRYKLHKLKEIEDLVAEAVEINVPFNNYITGFCAFTHKAGIHAKAILNQPSTYEIIDPADFGMSRYVHFASRLTGWNAIKSRVEQLGLNMTDDQIKQVTAKIKDLADVRPLAIDDTDSIIRSFHFDLQKS; translated from the exons ATGTCCAACGTCGAGGTCACAGAGAACGGGACTGCTCCCACCATCCACAAGCCTCACCACAATGCTGCTCTGCCTTACCAGTCTGTCGGCGACTTCCtctccaacaccaacaacttcaagatCATTGAGAGTACCTTGAGAGAGGGAGAGCAGTTTGCCAATGCCTACTTTGACACAG AGACCAAGATCAAGAT TGCCAAGGCTCTCTCTGACTTTGGTGTCGAGTACATTGAGCTCACCAGCCCTATGGCCTCTCCCCAGTCCCGCAAGGACTGCGAGGAGATCTGCAAGCTCGgcctcaaggccaagatccTCACTC ACGTGCGATGCACA ATGGAAGATGCCAAGGTCGCTGTTGAGACCGGCGTTGACG GTGTCGATGTCGTTATTGGCACTTCTCAGTACTTGAGAGAGCACTCTCACGGAAAGGACATGGCTTACATCAAGGAGTCTGCCATTGAGGTCATCCGATACATCAAGAG CCAAGGCAAGGAGGTCCGATTCTCTTCCGAGGACTCTTTCCGA AGTGACCTTGTCGACCTTCTCAGCCTTTACCAGGCTGTTGACAAGGAGGGTGTTCACCGTGTTGGTGTCGCTGACACTGTCGGTTGCGCTTCTCCCCGCCAGGTCTACGACCTTGTCCGTACTCTCCGTGGTGTTGTCGGCTGCGACATCGAGTGCCATT TCCACAACGACACTGGCTGTGCCATTGCCAACGCCCACGCTGCCCTCGAGGCTGGAGCCACCCACATCGACACCTCAGTCCTCGGAATCGGCGAGCGCAACGGTATCACCCCTCTCGGAGGCCTTTTGGCCCGTATGATTGTCAACAGCCACGACTACGTCACCTCCCGATACAAGCTCCATAAGCTCAAGGAGATTGAGGATCTCGTTGCCGAGGCTGTTGAGATCAACGTCCCCTTCAACAACTACATTACCGGTTTCTGCGCCTTCACCCACAAGGCCGGTATCCACGCCAAGGCCATCCTCAACCAGCCCAGCACATACGAGATCATCGACCCCGCTGATTTCGGCATGTCCCGATATGTTCATTTCGCCTCCAGATTGACTGGCTGGAACGCCATCAAGAGTCGTGTCGAGCAGCTCGGATTGAACATGACCGATGACCAGATCAAGCAAGT TACTGCCAAGATCAAGGACCTGGCTGATGTGCGTCCTCTCGCTATTGACGATACGGACTCAATTATCCGCTCTTTCCACTTCGATCTTCAGAAGTCATAG
- the PGK1 gene encoding phosphoglycerate kinase (BUSCO:24418at5125) encodes MSLSNKLSIADVDVKGKKVLIRVDFNVPLDADKNITNNQRIVGALPTIKYALENGAKSVILMSHLGRPNGSPNEKYSLKPVVAELEKLLSKKVTFAPDCVGPEVEEIVNKAEDGSVILLENLRFHIEEEGSSKDKDGNKTKADKAQVEAFRKGLTALGDVYINDAFGTAHRAHSSMVGVDLPQKASGFLVKKELEYFAKALENPQRPFLAILGGAKVSDKIQLIDNLLDKVNTLIICGGMAFTFKKTLENVAIGNSLFDEAGSKTVGDLVEKAKQKNVKLVLPVDYITADKFDKDANTGYATDKDGIPDGWQGLDCGEESVKLYKEAIAEAKTILWNGPAGVFEFEKFASGTKATLDAVVDAVQKDGKIVIIGGGDTATVAKKYGVEDKISHVSTGGGASLELLEGKELPGVTALSSK; translated from the exons ATGTCGCTGTCCAACAAGCTCTCCATCGCTGACGTTGAcgtcaagggcaagaaggtcCTCATCCGA GTCGACTTCAACGTCCCTCTCGACGCCGACAAgaacatcaccaacaaccaGCGAATTGTCGGTGCCCTCCCCACCATCAAGTACGCCCTCGAAAATGGTGCCAAGTCCGTCATCCTCATGTCTCACCTCGGACGACCCAACGGCTCCCCCAACGAGAAGTACTCCCTTAAGCCCGTTGTCgctgagcttgagaagctcctcAGCAAGAAGGTCACCTTCGCCCCCGATTGTGTCGGTCCTGAGGTCGAGGAGATCGTCAACAAGGCTGAGGATGGCTCTGTCATCCTCCTCGAGAACCTCCGATTCCACATTGAGGAGGAAGGCTCttccaaggacaaggacggcaacaagaccaaggccGACAAGGCTCAAGTTGAGGCTTTCCGCAAGGGCCTGACCGCTCTTGGTGACGTCTACATCA ACGACGCTTTCGGCACTGCCCACCGTGCCCACTCCTCCATGGTCGGTGTCGACCTCCCCCAGAAGGCCTCCGGCTTCCTCGTCAAGAAGGAGCTTGAGTACTTCGCCAAGGCCCTCGAGAACCCTCAGCGCCCCTTCCTGGCCATCCTCGGTGGTGCCAAGGTCTCCGACAAGATCCAACTTATCGACAACCTCCTTGACAAGGTCAACACCCTCATCATCTGCGGTGGCATGGCCTTCACCTTCAAGAAGACCCTCGAGAACGTCGCCATCGGAAACTCCCTCTTCGATGAGGCCGGCTCCAAGACCGTCGGTGACCTCGTTGAGAAGGCCAAGCAGAAGAACGTCAAGCTCGTCCTCCCCGTCGACTACATCACCGCCGACAAGTTCGACAAGGACGCCAACACTGGCTACGCTACCGACAAGGACGGTATCCCCGACGGCTGGCAGGGACTTGACTGCGGTGAGGAGTCCGTCAAGCTCTACAAGGAGGCCATTGCCGAGGCCAAGACCATCCTTTGGAACGGTCCCGCCGGTGTCTTTGAGTTCGAGAAGTTCGCCAGCGGCACAAAGGCCACCCTCGACGCCGTTGTCGACGCCGTCCAGAAGGACGGCAAGATCGTCATCATCGGTGGTGGTGACACCGCAACCGTTGCCAAGAAGTACGGTGTTGAGGACAAGATTAGCCACGTCTCTACCGGCGGTGGTGCCAGCTTGGAGCTTCTCGAGGGCAAGGAGCTTCCCGGTGTTACTGCTCTGTCCagtaagtaa
- a CDS encoding hypothetical protein (SECRETED:SignalP(1-25)): MRLFRSPLLTVASALWLSLCTSVQGQNPSASGSLSLNTNQPSWTFDYSTENADDQNWVGLYYSAGGGPVEQKKGSSNSIKWKWAPRSQGSVQIDTGSLEPGNYTAFFLANNGYTWLAEPLQVIKGREFGGDVSFIVADVSLPNARVDDKYSHSVRGLLRGGNSDVSFSSEGSNVDWIKVSSDGIISGTPTSSSGEAVVTVRATGTDSASSAVFTINVAASGKALLSQLKVLSLNMWNGGTGVTNYHDKQVKFLASCGADIVGIQEDQQGRHVPRLADALGWYHWSSGGDVGILSKYPITADYGVISGPARSGGVKIALDGTNKEINFFVAHLGYTPYGPYDTCFDHYPVDKIIEREAQSGRTPQMKATLAGMKSQLDNADDTPVFLVGDFNAPSHLDYTDGLKDKNCGYSGIKWPTSVLPEEAGLIDSFRVAHPDPVKEQGITWSPVYIWNGGRRRPEPLDRIDFVLHKGKGLKVTDSHTVVVGDPKPQPNHKENEWFSDHRAVLTTYDI; the protein is encoded by the coding sequence ATGAGATTGTTCAGATCCCCTCTCCTTACAGTCGCTTCAGCCCTGTGGCTAAGCCTCTGCACATCAGTCCAGGGACAGAATCCTTCAGCCTCGGGCTCTTTATCCCTCAACACCAATCAACCATCATGGACCTTTGACTACTCAACTGAAAATGCCGACGACCAAAACTGGGTCGGTCTGTACTACAGCGCCGGCGGAGGCCCCGTCGAGCAGAAGAAGGGCTCTTCCAACTCCATCAAGTGGAAGTGGGCACCTCGTTCCCAAGGCTCCGTCCAGATTGATACCGGAAGCCTTGAGCCTGGTAACTACACGGCTTTCTTCCTCGCTAACAACGGTTACACGTGGCTGGCGGAGCCGCTGCAAGTCATCAAGGGCCGTGAGTTTGGTGGAGATGTGAGCTTCATTGTGGCTGATGTCTCGCTTCCTAATGCCCGCGTCGATGATAAGTACTCTCACAGCGTCCGTGGTCTTCTTCGCGGCGGTAACAGTGATGTAAGCTTTTCAAGCGAGGGCTCCAATGTCGACTGGATCAAGGTTAGCTCTGATGGAATCATTTCTGGAACACCCACCTCAAGCTCAGGTGAAGCTGTTGTTACCGTCCGTGCCACCGGTACTGATTCCGCCTCATCCGCTGTCTTCACCATCAATGTCGCCGCTTCTGGCAAAGCTCTTCTGAGCCAGCTCAAGGTCCTTTCTCTCAACATGTGGAACGGCGGTACTGGTGTCACAAACTACCATGATAAGCAGGTCAAGTTCCTCGCTTCGTGCGGTGCCGACATTGTTGGGATCCAGGAGGATCAGCAGGGTCGCCACGTCCCTCGTCTGGCTGATGCTCTCGGTTGGTACCACTGGTCCAGCGGCGGTGATGTCGGTATCCTCAGTAAGTACCCTATCACTGCCGACTACGGTGTCATTAGCGGGCCGGCCCGTTCTGGTGGTGTCAAGATTGCTCTTGATGGTACCAACAAGGAAATCAACTTCTTTGTCGCTCACCTGGGTTATACTCCCTATGGCCCTTACGACACATGCTTTGACCACTACCCTGTCGACAAGATTATCGAGCGTGAGGCCCAGTCTGGTCGCACTCCTCAGATGAAGGCCACCCTTGCTGGTATGAAGAGTCAGCTCGACAATGCCGACGACACTCCCGTTTTCCTTGTTGGCGACTTCAACGCCCCCTCTCACCTCGACTATACCGATGGtctcaaggacaagaacTGTGGTTACTCTGGCATCAAGTGGCCTACCTCTGTTCTCCCCGAAGAGGCTGGTCTTATTGATTCTTTCCGCGTCGCCCACCCCGATCCCGTCAAGGAGCAGGGTATTACTTGGTCCCCCGTTTACATCTGGAACGGTGGTCGTCGCCGACCTGAGCCTCTTGACCGTATTGACTTTGTTCTGCACAAGGGCAAGGGTCTCAAGGTAACTGACTCTCATACCGTTGTTGTTGGTGACCCCAAGCCTCAGCCCAACCACAAGGAGAACGAGTGGTTCTCTGACCACCGGGCTGTTTTGACGACTTATGATATTTAA